The Sinomicrobium kalidii genome contains a region encoding:
- a CDS encoding ATP-dependent Clp protease ATP-binding subunit, translating into MDDNFSPRVKDVIAYSKEEALRLGHDFIGTEHLMLGLLRDGSGKAINILNAMDIDLDTLRRKVEILSPANSSSSFVSNDKKNLHLTRQAERALKTTFLEAKLFQSSSINTAHLLLCILRNENDPTTKLLNKLRVDYDAVKEQFKFMSTSEDEYIDLPSAESYSDEPGAADEPSRDNPFNNPSGGKSSKKSKTPVLDNFGRDLTQLAEEGKLDPVVGREKEIERVSQILSRRKKNNPLLVGEPGVGKSAIAEGLALRIVKKKVSRILYNKRVVTLDLASLVAGTKYRGQFEERMKAVMNELEKNDDIILFIDEIHTIVGAGGATGSLDASNMFKPALARGEIQCVGATTLDEYRQYIEKDGALERRFQKVIVEPTTVEETIEILHNIKEKYEDHHNVDYTEEAIDACVKLTNRYMTDRYLPDKAIDALDEAGSRVHITNMQVPKQILELEKQLEDVRVLKNSVVKKQKYEEAAKLRDDEKRLEKELATAQEKWEEESKLHREIVSEDNVADVVSMMSGIPVNRIAQAESSKLAKLPDLIKGKVIGQDEAVSKVVKAIQRNRAGLKDPNKPIGSFIFLGQTGVGKTQLAKVLARELFDSEDSIVRIDMSEYMEKFAISRLIGAPPGYVGYEEGGQLTEKVRRKPYAVILLDEVEKAHPDVFNMLLQVLDDGYLTDSLGRKVDFRNTIIIMTSNIGARQIKDFGQGVGFGTAAKKAQEGDYQKSVIENALKKAFAPEFLNRIDDVVVFNSLERDDIHKIIDIELERLYDRIKDLGYVLTLSDSAKDYIAEKGFDKEYGARPLKRAIQKYIEDALAEKIIASKLAEGDSIYMDLDKKKDELTVAIKKAEEPTNS; encoded by the coding sequence ATGGATGACAATTTTTCACCAAGAGTAAAAGATGTTATAGCCTATAGCAAGGAAGAAGCTCTGCGTTTGGGCCATGACTTTATTGGCACGGAACACCTTATGCTCGGACTATTACGCGATGGTAGTGGTAAAGCGATCAATATACTTAACGCAATGGACATAGACCTGGATACGCTGCGGAGAAAAGTAGAAATTCTCAGTCCGGCGAACTCCAGTTCCTCCTTTGTTTCCAATGATAAGAAAAACTTACATCTCACCAGACAGGCAGAACGTGCCTTAAAAACCACTTTTCTGGAAGCCAAGCTTTTCCAGAGTTCATCAATTAATACCGCACACCTCCTGTTGTGTATACTCAGGAATGAGAATGACCCGACAACAAAACTTCTGAACAAGTTACGGGTGGATTACGATGCGGTCAAAGAACAATTCAAATTTATGAGCACAAGCGAAGATGAATATATAGACCTCCCCTCCGCCGAATCGTATTCGGACGAACCGGGAGCTGCGGATGAGCCTTCAAGGGATAATCCGTTCAACAATCCTTCCGGAGGGAAATCCAGCAAAAAGTCCAAAACCCCGGTGCTGGACAATTTCGGCCGGGACCTGACCCAACTTGCCGAAGAAGGTAAACTGGACCCTGTAGTAGGAAGGGAAAAGGAAATTGAAAGGGTATCCCAGATACTCAGCAGGAGAAAGAAAAACAATCCCCTGCTCGTGGGAGAACCCGGTGTAGGTAAAAGTGCCATCGCCGAAGGACTTGCACTGCGTATTGTCAAGAAAAAAGTATCCCGTATACTCTATAATAAAAGAGTGGTTACACTTGACCTGGCTTCACTTGTAGCCGGTACCAAATACCGCGGACAATTTGAGGAAAGAATGAAAGCGGTGATGAACGAACTGGAAAAGAACGACGACATTATCCTGTTCATTGATGAGATCCACACCATAGTAGGTGCCGGTGGAGCAACAGGAAGTCTCGACGCTTCCAATATGTTCAAGCCCGCTCTTGCTCGGGGAGAGATCCAATGCGTGGGAGCTACCACACTGGACGAATACAGGCAATATATCGAAAAGGACGGCGCACTGGAACGGCGTTTCCAGAAAGTGATCGTGGAGCCGACTACCGTAGAAGAAACGATAGAGATTCTCCATAACATCAAGGAAAAATACGAAGACCACCACAATGTGGATTATACCGAAGAGGCCATAGACGCCTGTGTAAAGCTTACCAACAGGTATATGACCGATCGTTACCTCCCCGACAAGGCCATAGACGCCCTGGACGAAGCAGGTTCGAGGGTACATATTACCAATATGCAGGTCCCCAAGCAGATCCTGGAGCTTGAAAAACAACTGGAAGATGTGAGGGTATTGAAAAATTCGGTGGTCAAAAAACAGAAATACGAAGAAGCCGCCAAGCTGCGCGACGATGAAAAACGTCTGGAAAAAGAACTCGCTACCGCCCAGGAAAAATGGGAGGAAGAAAGCAAACTCCACCGGGAGATCGTCAGCGAAGATAACGTTGCCGATGTCGTTTCCATGATGAGCGGAATTCCCGTAAACCGGATTGCCCAGGCAGAAAGCAGTAAACTGGCAAAACTGCCCGATCTCATCAAGGGAAAGGTTATCGGCCAGGACGAAGCGGTGAGCAAAGTGGTGAAAGCCATTCAACGAAACCGTGCCGGACTCAAGGACCCGAACAAACCCATCGGCTCATTTATTTTCCTCGGTCAGACCGGCGTTGGAAAAACCCAGCTTGCCAAGGTGCTTGCCAGGGAACTGTTCGACTCCGAAGATTCTATCGTTCGTATTGATATGAGCGAATACATGGAAAAATTCGCCATCTCGAGATTGATCGGAGCACCTCCGGGATATGTGGGTTATGAGGAAGGCGGACAGCTCACGGAAAAGGTACGGCGTAAACCATATGCCGTTATTCTCCTGGATGAAGTGGAAAAAGCGCATCCCGATGTCTTTAATATGCTCCTACAGGTCCTGGATGACGGATACCTCACCGATAGCCTCGGAAGAAAAGTGGATTTCAGGAATACCATTATAATAATGACTTCCAACATTGGTGCCCGGCAGATCAAGGACTTTGGCCAGGGTGTAGGTTTTGGAACAGCGGCCAAAAAGGCACAGGAAGGCGATTACCAGAAGAGCGTTATTGAAAATGCACTGAAAAAAGCCTTTGCTCCCGAATTCCTGAACCGTATAGATGATGTGGTCGTCTTCAATTCCCTGGAGAGAGACGACATCCACAAGATTATTGATATTGAACTGGAAAGGCTTTACGACCGTATCAAAGACCTCGGATATGTCCTTACATTGAGCGACAGCGCAAAAGACTACATTGCCGAAAAAGGCTTTGATAAGGAATACGGGGCACGTCCGCTGAAAAGGGCCATTCAGAAATACATAGAAGATGCGCTTGCCGAAAAGATCATCGCTTCCAAACTTGCCGAAGGAGACAGTATTTACATGGACCTCGACAAGAAAAAAGACGAATTGACGGTAGCCATAAAAAAAGCAGAAGAACCTACGAACAGTTAA
- the rimK gene encoding 30S ribosomal protein S6--L-glutamate ligase, with protein sequence MIENKTIVGSEEWVALPQLEIPAIKVRVDSGAKTSALHAVNINPFQRNNETWVTFEVFPIQNNGKKLIHCEALVTDKRVVKSSTGTRENRYVIKTSLHVNGSSWDIELTLTNRDSMGYRMLLGREAMIGRMLVDPESSFQLGELSDEDVESTYKLKSNSANGLKIGLLASNPDLYSNRRIIEAGERMGHDMQFFNIRQCYMKLDAKTPEIHYRGGKILNELDAIIPRIRPAMTYYGCSLTWQFESLGIFSLNSATAISQSRDKLFSLQLLLNNGIDIPTTGFANSPLDTNDLIKMVGGSPLIIKLLEGTQGKGVVLAETKKAAESVINAFKSLNAYILVQEFIKEANGKDIRCFVIDGKVVAAMQREAPPGEFRANMHLGGTASLIKVTAAEKRMAVKASKAMGLRVAGVDIIRSSKGPLLLEVNSSPGLEGIETATDKDVASLMIRSIEKQLKYHPQ encoded by the coding sequence ATGATAGAGAACAAAACCATAGTAGGCAGTGAAGAATGGGTTGCACTGCCCCAGCTCGAAATTCCGGCCATAAAAGTACGTGTGGACAGCGGAGCAAAAACTTCTGCCCTGCATGCCGTGAATATTAACCCGTTTCAGCGAAACAACGAAACCTGGGTTACCTTTGAGGTGTTCCCCATACAGAACAACGGCAAAAAACTGATTCACTGCGAAGCACTGGTTACCGACAAGCGCGTGGTAAAAAGTTCCACGGGAACCCGTGAAAACAGGTATGTCATAAAAACTTCACTACATGTAAACGGATCGTCATGGGATATTGAACTTACCCTGACCAACAGGGACAGCATGGGCTACCGCATGCTTCTCGGGCGGGAAGCCATGATAGGCCGTATGCTTGTAGATCCCGAAAGCAGTTTCCAGCTCGGGGAATTGTCTGATGAGGATGTGGAAAGCACCTATAAACTAAAGTCAAACAGTGCCAACGGACTGAAAATCGGGCTGCTTGCCAGCAATCCCGATCTTTACAGTAACCGCAGGATCATAGAAGCCGGAGAACGCATGGGGCATGACATGCAGTTTTTTAATATCCGCCAATGCTATATGAAACTGGACGCCAAAACCCCTGAAATACATTACCGGGGAGGTAAAATATTAAATGAACTGGATGCCATAATTCCGCGTATCCGTCCTGCAATGACCTATTACGGCTGCTCGCTTACATGGCAGTTCGAATCTCTCGGAATATTCAGTCTGAACAGTGCCACCGCCATAAGCCAGTCCAGGGACAAGTTGTTTTCACTGCAACTCCTCCTCAATAACGGAATCGATATCCCCACTACCGGATTTGCCAATTCCCCTCTGGACACCAACGACCTTATAAAAATGGTAGGCGGTTCCCCATTGATCATCAAACTCCTCGAAGGGACCCAGGGCAAAGGCGTGGTTCTGGCAGAGACCAAGAAAGCTGCGGAAAGTGTTATTAATGCCTTTAAAAGCCTGAATGCCTATATCCTGGTACAGGAATTTATCAAAGAGGCCAACGGAAAGGACATCCGGTGTTTTGTGATAGACGGGAAGGTAGTGGCCGCAATGCAGCGGGAAGCTCCTCCCGGAGAATTCCGTGCCAACATGCACCTGGGCGGCACGGCTTCCCTGATCAAGGTTACGGCCGCGGAAAAAAGGATGGCGGTAAAAGCGTCTAAAGCCATGGGGCTCCGGGTTGCAGGGGTGGATATTATCCGTTCTTCCAAAGGTCCTTTGCTGCTGGAGGTAAATTCCTCTCCCGGGCTCGAAGGTATTGAAACGGCTACTGATAAAGATGTGGCTTCATTGATGATCAGATCTATTGAAAAACAGTTAAAATACCATCCGCAGTAA
- the thrA gene encoding bifunctional aspartate kinase/homoserine dehydrogenase I, whose translation MKVLKFGGSSVADAERIKLVKKIVENNAKDNKQIIVVSAFGGVTDLLLRAADQASLRDENYTQILEQLEKHHLTTIQELLPVASQSKALSAVKRELNTLETLLEGAFLIGETTPKLLDKILGYGELLSSYIISEFFISEGLDCIHKDSRTLIRTDENYGKAAVDFKETDHRCETYFGTVTYKVIVVPGFVAASAGGNTTTLGRGGSDYTAAIMAGAVNASVLEIWTDVSGMYTANPKLVKQAFAIPDISYEEAMELSHFGAKVLYPPTIQPVLSRGIPVHIRNTFNPEEKGTRIRKNTNGAARPVRGISHIANIALLSLEGSGMVGISGISKRFFEVLSLHNINVALITQASSEHSICIGIAESDMQKAEKAINEAFEYEMAAGKINPVVVEHNLAIVALVGDNMKSHQGLSGKMFSALGQNNVNIRAIAQGASERNISAVIDKADVKKALNTLHERFFEDNVKQLNIFVMGVGNVGEKFLNQVDQQKKYLREKLKLNIRVVALSNSRKMYFEDGGIALKNWKTLLDNGETADKEKFFEKVKAMNLRNSIFVDNTASDIVAGTYAGYLKNSIAVVTCNKIACSSDLEHYSELKNLSRKYNAPFLFETNVGAGLPVIDTLKNLIASGDKVNKIQAVLSGSLNFVFNNFDDKSSFEEVVKQAQKEGYTEPDPKIDLSGIDVMRKILILARESGYELEIDDIENESFLPQETLDTASADDFFTSLVKHKSHFDNIYAEAAENECRLKYVAQFENGKASVGLQHIPKDHPFYNLEGKDNIVLFYTERYNEQPLLIKGAGAGADVTASGIFADIIRAGNF comes from the coding sequence ATGAAAGTTTTAAAATTCGGAGGATCTTCCGTAGCCGATGCTGAACGCATAAAATTGGTAAAAAAAATCGTAGAAAACAACGCCAAAGACAATAAACAAATAATTGTTGTCTCTGCCTTCGGGGGTGTTACCGACCTCCTGCTCCGGGCAGCCGACCAGGCTTCTTTGCGCGATGAGAATTATACGCAAATTCTGGAACAACTCGAAAAACATCATCTGACTACCATACAGGAACTGCTCCCTGTGGCTTCTCAGAGCAAGGCATTGAGTGCAGTAAAGCGGGAGCTCAACACCCTGGAAACCCTGCTGGAAGGTGCCTTTCTGATTGGAGAGACCACTCCCAAATTGCTGGATAAAATACTGGGATACGGCGAACTTCTGTCGTCATACATCATCAGTGAATTCTTTATTTCCGAAGGACTGGACTGCATCCACAAAGACAGCAGAACACTAATCCGGACTGATGAAAATTACGGTAAGGCCGCAGTAGATTTTAAAGAGACCGATCACCGTTGTGAAACCTATTTCGGAACAGTTACCTACAAAGTTATTGTGGTCCCCGGTTTTGTGGCGGCCTCGGCCGGAGGGAACACCACTACCCTGGGGAGAGGCGGTTCGGACTATACTGCCGCCATCATGGCAGGGGCCGTAAACGCTTCCGTTCTGGAAATATGGACCGATGTGAGCGGCATGTACACCGCCAACCCGAAACTGGTCAAACAGGCCTTTGCTATTCCCGATATCTCTTATGAAGAAGCTATGGAGCTTTCCCACTTCGGGGCCAAGGTGCTGTACCCGCCCACAATACAACCTGTACTTTCCAGGGGCATCCCCGTTCATATCAGGAATACGTTCAATCCCGAAGAAAAAGGTACCCGGATACGAAAAAATACCAACGGTGCGGCCCGTCCGGTAAGAGGGATCAGCCATATAGCCAATATAGCGCTCCTGTCGCTGGAAGGCAGTGGTATGGTGGGCATTTCGGGAATATCCAAACGCTTCTTCGAGGTGCTTTCCCTTCACAATATCAATGTGGCCCTGATCACCCAGGCCTCTTCAGAACATTCCATCTGTATCGGAATAGCAGAAAGTGATATGCAAAAAGCGGAAAAAGCTATTAACGAAGCATTCGAATATGAAATGGCCGCCGGAAAAATAAACCCCGTCGTCGTAGAACACAACCTCGCTATCGTGGCACTGGTCGGCGATAACATGAAAAGCCACCAGGGGCTCAGCGGCAAGATGTTCAGTGCTCTCGGACAAAACAACGTAAATATCAGGGCCATTGCACAAGGGGCTTCCGAGAGGAACATCTCCGCAGTGATCGACAAAGCTGACGTTAAAAAAGCCCTGAACACCCTCCATGAGCGTTTCTTTGAGGATAATGTAAAACAACTCAATATCTTTGTGATGGGTGTGGGCAATGTGGGAGAAAAATTCCTGAACCAGGTCGACCAGCAAAAAAAATATCTCAGGGAAAAGCTAAAGCTGAATATCAGGGTTGTTGCGCTTTCCAATTCCCGGAAAATGTATTTTGAAGACGGAGGTATTGCGCTCAAAAACTGGAAAACACTCCTCGATAACGGGGAAACCGCCGATAAAGAAAAGTTTTTCGAGAAGGTAAAAGCTATGAACCTGCGAAACAGCATTTTTGTAGATAATACAGCAAGCGATATTGTTGCGGGTACATACGCCGGTTACCTGAAAAACAGCATAGCCGTGGTAACCTGTAACAAAATAGCCTGTTCTTCTGACCTGGAACACTATTCCGAACTGAAAAACCTTTCCAGGAAATACAACGCCCCTTTCCTTTTTGAAACCAATGTAGGTGCCGGCCTTCCTGTTATCGACACCCTGAAAAACCTGATCGCTTCCGGCGATAAAGTGAATAAGATCCAGGCCGTATTGTCCGGTAGCCTTAACTTTGTTTTCAATAATTTTGACGATAAGAGTTCTTTTGAAGAAGTGGTTAAACAGGCACAGAAGGAAGGATATACCGAACCGGACCCTAAAATTGACCTCAGTGGTATCGACGTAATGCGAAAAATACTCATCCTGGCGAGGGAAAGCGGGTACGAACTGGAAATCGACGATATAGAAAACGAGTCCTTCCTTCCTCAGGAAACCCTGGACACCGCATCGGCAGACGATTTTTTTACATCGCTTGTAAAACACAAATCCCATTTTGACAATATATATGCAGAAGCCGCCGAAAATGAATGCAGACTGAAATATGTGGCTCAGTTTGAAAACGGGAAGGCCAGTGTGGGCCTTCAGCATATCCCGAAAGACCACCCTTTCTACAACCTGGAAGGAAAAGACAACATTGTGCTGTTCTATACCGAAAGGTATAACGAACAACCTCTCCTCATCAAAGGGGCAGGTGCCGGTGCAGATGTTACCGCATCGGGTATTTTTGCAGATATCATCCGGGCAGGTAATTTTTAA
- the hutH gene encoding histidine ammonia-lyase → MRDTHYISTDVLNLEQLLDIVKNNKKIALSDEAKLNIKKCRAYLDEKLKNQKEPVYGINTGFGSLYNIKISGEHLNKLQENLVVSHACGTGEKVPVEVVKLMLLLKVQSLSYGHSGVQLSTAQRLIDFFNNDILPVVYTQGSLGASGDLAPLAHLSLPLIGKGEVYFKGKIVAAEAMMHKMDWAPVQLQSKEGLALLNGTQFMSAYGVSQVIRAYKLSFLADLIGSISLEAYDGRKEPFDASIHLIRPHRGQVKTAERISGFLEGSELIVRKKKHVQDPYSFRCMPQVHGATKDTLNFVRKTFKTEINSVTDNPNIFLEEDKIISGGNFHGQTLALALDYLAISVAELGNISERRTYQLVSGLRELPAFLVNDPGLNSGLMIPQYTAASIVSQNKQLATPASVDSIVSSNGQEDHVSMGANAATKCLKVLDNVERILAIELINASQALVFREPAKTSPFLQEFLEAFREKVPFISQDRILHNDIVAATDFLQNYEINEEMLAD, encoded by the coding sequence ATGAGGGATACACATTATATAAGTACGGACGTACTGAATCTGGAACAATTACTGGATATTGTTAAAAATAATAAGAAAATAGCGCTTTCCGATGAGGCGAAGCTAAACATAAAAAAATGCAGGGCGTACCTTGATGAAAAACTGAAAAACCAGAAAGAACCCGTTTATGGTATCAATACCGGGTTCGGTTCCCTTTACAATATCAAGATATCCGGAGAACACCTGAACAAACTCCAGGAAAACCTGGTGGTCTCGCATGCCTGCGGAACAGGGGAGAAGGTCCCTGTGGAGGTTGTGAAGTTAATGTTGCTGCTCAAGGTACAATCGCTTTCGTACGGGCATAGCGGGGTACAGTTATCTACTGCACAGCGCCTCATTGATTTTTTTAATAACGATATCCTGCCCGTGGTCTATACCCAGGGGTCACTGGGGGCTTCGGGCGACCTGGCACCTCTGGCACATCTTTCCCTGCCGCTTATCGGTAAGGGGGAAGTGTATTTTAAAGGAAAAATAGTTGCTGCGGAAGCCATGATGCACAAAATGGATTGGGCGCCTGTACAACTACAGTCCAAGGAAGGTCTTGCCCTCCTGAATGGTACCCAGTTTATGAGTGCCTATGGGGTTTCACAGGTGATCCGGGCTTACAAGCTCTCTTTTCTTGCCGACCTGATAGGATCGATTTCCCTCGAAGCTTATGACGGCAGGAAAGAACCTTTTGATGCCTCCATACACCTTATCAGACCGCACCGGGGACAGGTAAAAACCGCCGAGCGCATTTCGGGTTTTCTGGAGGGAAGTGAACTGATAGTGCGCAAAAAGAAGCATGTGCAGGACCCTTATTCGTTCCGTTGTATGCCGCAGGTACACGGGGCAACAAAAGATACCCTCAACTTTGTACGAAAGACGTTCAAGACAGAGATCAACTCGGTTACGGACAACCCGAATATTTTTCTGGAAGAAGATAAAATAATCTCCGGGGGGAATTTTCACGGGCAAACCCTCGCTTTGGCCCTGGATTATCTGGCCATATCGGTTGCAGAACTGGGTAATATTTCCGAACGGCGAACCTACCAACTGGTTTCCGGACTGCGGGAATTACCCGCATTTCTCGTAAACGATCCGGGCCTTAATTCCGGTTTAATGATCCCCCAGTACACTGCCGCCAGTATAGTGAGTCAGAACAAACAACTGGCCACCCCGGCAAGTGTTGACAGTATTGTGTCATCCAACGGGCAGGAAGATCATGTGAGTATGGGGGCCAATGCGGCAACGAAATGCCTGAAGGTGCTCGATAATGTGGAGCGCATACTGGCTATAGAACTGATAAATGCTTCCCAGGCACTGGTATTTCGTGAACCGGCAAAAACGTCACCTTTCCTTCAGGAATTTTTAGAGGCTTTCCGGGAGAAAGTTCCGTTTATCAGCCAGGACAGGATATTGCATAACGATATTGTTGCAGCTACCGATTTTCTGCAGAATTACGAGATAAATGAGGAAATGCTTGCAGATTAG
- a CDS encoding NAD(P)H-hydrate dehydratase, with translation MNIFSLEQIREADRLTILNQNITSNALMERAGMKVFEWLHRRLQGNPVTIHVFCGIGNNGGDGLVVARHLVESGYHVKTYVLDFSKKRSDDFLLNLDRIKSMKHWPEHFSGEKGEELPELKKEDIIVDAIFGVGLNRPPSGWLGDVIAHINNSGAFVLSVDMPSGLFMHAAPEKGAPVVRAAHTLTFQAPKLVFLLPDTGIYTDSWEVMDIGLDAAYLQSVEPEAVLIGKGEALSLYTPRKKFSHKGTYGHALLIGGSYGKIGALYLAGKACLTVGAGLLTAYVPKCGYTVLQTALPEGMVLTDANEDHISTIAFDMTPTVIGIGVGLGKHRATVDAFKAFLRKNSTPLVIDADALNILSEHRDLLELLPPQSVLTPHPGELERLIGTWKDDFGKLEMSKEFAKKYDIVLVIKGAHTISIYDNKLYINTTGNPGMATGGSGDVLTGMITGLMSQGYPALHAAVFGVYLHGKAGDIAASGTGYEALIASGIIAAVGEAYMDFFARPENSPEKEQAPESN, from the coding sequence ATGAATATTTTTTCTCTGGAACAGATACGTGAAGCTGACAGATTGACAATTTTAAACCAAAATATTACCAGTAACGCATTAATGGAGCGGGCGGGAATGAAAGTTTTTGAATGGCTGCACCGGAGGTTACAGGGTAACCCGGTAACGATTCATGTGTTTTGCGGCATCGGGAACAACGGGGGAGACGGTCTTGTTGTTGCCCGTCATTTGGTAGAAAGCGGATATCATGTAAAGACCTATGTACTGGATTTCAGTAAAAAGCGATCGGACGATTTTCTGCTGAACCTGGACCGGATTAAAAGTATGAAACACTGGCCCGAACACTTCAGCGGTGAAAAAGGGGAAGAACTCCCCGAACTGAAGAAAGAAGACATCATTGTGGACGCCATATTCGGGGTGGGGCTCAACCGTCCGCCCTCGGGATGGTTGGGAGATGTTATAGCTCATATTAACAACTCCGGTGCTTTTGTACTTTCGGTGGATATGCCTTCAGGACTTTTTATGCATGCCGCACCGGAAAAGGGAGCGCCGGTCGTAAGGGCCGCCCACACCCTGACCTTTCAGGCTCCGAAACTGGTTTTTCTGCTTCCGGATACGGGGATTTACACGGATTCCTGGGAAGTTATGGATATCGGTCTTGATGCCGCCTACCTGCAAAGTGTGGAGCCCGAAGCCGTTCTCATAGGTAAAGGGGAGGCCCTGTCGCTCTATACGCCCAGAAAAAAGTTTTCCCACAAGGGCACTTATGGCCATGCCCTGTTAATAGGAGGGAGTTACGGAAAGATCGGTGCTTTGTACCTGGCGGGAAAAGCCTGTTTGACCGTAGGAGCGGGATTATTGACCGCCTACGTGCCCAAATGCGGATATACAGTGTTGCAAACTGCATTACCTGAAGGTATGGTGCTCACCGATGCCAATGAAGATCATATTTCCACCATAGCTTTTGACATGACCCCTACGGTTATAGGAATAGGGGTAGGACTGGGTAAACACCGTGCCACAGTAGATGCTTTCAAGGCATTTTTGCGGAAAAATTCCACACCGCTGGTAATTGATGCGGACGCACTGAACATTCTTTCGGAGCACCGGGATTTATTGGAATTGCTTCCCCCGCAATCAGTATTGACACCCCATCCGGGGGAACTGGAACGGCTGATAGGAACGTGGAAAGACGATTTCGGGAAACTGGAAATGAGCAAAGAATTCGCAAAGAAATACGATATCGTACTGGTTATAAAGGGAGCACATACGATTTCAATATATGATAACAAGCTATACATAAACACCACGGGAAACCCCGGAATGGCTACGGGAGGTAGCGGCGATGTGTTAACAGGTATGATCACAGGGCTTATGAGCCAGGGATATCCGGCCTTGCACGCTGCTGTATTCGGGGTTTACCTGCACGGAAAAGCAGGTGATATTGCTGCTTCAGGTACCGGGTATGAAGCCCTTATCGCTTCGGGGATCATAGCTGCTGTCGGGGAAGCGTATATGGACTTTTTTGCCCGCCCGGAAAATTCCCCGGAAAAAGAACAGGCTCCGGAAAGCAACTGA